A genomic stretch from Thermomicrobiales bacterium includes:
- a CDS encoding beta-lactamase family protein, whose product MNWTNEALDAALGRIDEFVNARLARDTGPGISLALTTRDELIAVATTGLADVAAGIPVKPSHLFEFGSIGKSFTAVALLQLRDEGRLDLDTPVSDLLPLFAIQSEYAPITVHHLLTHSSGLSGGNDFTPDPRFEVWATRELQAAHAPGEGFHYSNLGYKALGLLLERLEGKPYAEVIRERLLDPLGMHDTVPVIDNNVRPRLAVGYVARDGDRPWHPRDPLAPATWLESNTGDGCICSTASDLTIWLRMLMNGGVGPAGRVLSEESFALLTERVIEMGKGSGLWYGCGLYTDTREGMEILGHTGGMVGYESAMFADVERGIGAVVLVNGTGMQQRIVRYAISVLAAAQDGTDLPPLPDEPDLDAVENADSIAGTYRSDLLTWEIVASGDRLSLVTEGRRVPLTKLGATSFRAADPELAWTWLQVRFDGENAVALVHGGDVLYRDGVERPSYDPLPEEWHAYTGHYRSHNPWTSDVRVVACEGQLQLLFTYAAPDGFDEEQALVPQGDGLFGIPINGHIYDWIRFDTIVDGEALRATISGGDYYRFFTP is encoded by the coding sequence GTGAACTGGACCAACGAGGCGCTCGATGCTGCACTCGGCAGGATCGACGAATTCGTCAATGCACGGCTCGCGCGAGATACCGGTCCGGGGATTTCGCTGGCACTCACCACGCGCGACGAGCTGATCGCCGTCGCGACGACCGGTCTGGCTGACGTTGCAGCCGGGATACCGGTCAAACCATCGCACCTGTTCGAGTTCGGTTCGATCGGCAAGTCGTTCACGGCGGTTGCGTTGTTGCAGCTTCGCGACGAGGGTCGGCTGGATCTGGATACGCCGGTCTCCGATCTGCTGCCGCTGTTTGCGATTCAGTCCGAGTACGCGCCGATCACTGTTCATCACCTGCTGACGCATTCATCCGGCCTGTCCGGCGGGAACGACTTCACGCCCGATCCGCGCTTCGAGGTCTGGGCGACACGCGAGTTGCAGGCGGCGCACGCACCCGGCGAGGGATTCCACTACTCGAACCTGGGCTACAAGGCGCTCGGCCTGCTGCTGGAGCGGTTGGAGGGCAAGCCCTACGCGGAGGTTATTCGCGAGCGTCTGCTCGACCCGCTCGGGATGCACGATACAGTGCCGGTAATCGACAACAACGTGCGACCGCGGCTGGCTGTCGGCTACGTCGCTCGTGATGGTGACCGCCCGTGGCACCCGCGCGACCCACTCGCTCCGGCGACCTGGCTGGAGTCCAACACCGGCGACGGCTGCATCTGCTCGACCGCATCCGACCTGACGATCTGGCTACGGATGCTGATGAACGGTGGAGTCGGCCCAGCCGGACGCGTTCTCTCCGAGGAGAGCTTTGCGCTGCTGACCGAGCGGGTCATCGAGATGGGCAAGGGCTCTGGCCTCTGGTACGGCTGCGGGCTGTATACCGACACGCGCGAGGGGATGGAGATTCTCGGGCACACCGGCGGCATGGTCGGTTACGAATCGGCGATGTTCGCGGATGTCGAGCGCGGCATCGGTGCTGTTGTCCTGGTCAACGGCACTGGCATGCAGCAGCGGATCGTGCGCTACGCGATCTCGGTCCTCGCTGCCGCGCAGGACGGGACCGATCTGCCGCCGCTGCCGGACGAGCCGGACCTCGATGCCGTTGAGAATGCTGACAGCATCGCTGGAACCTATCGCTCCGATTTGCTTACCTGGGAGATCGTGGCGTCCGGCGATCGCTTGTCGCTGGTCACTGAGGGACGCCGGGTTCCGTTGACGAAGCTGGGCGCGACCTCGTTCCGTGCGGCTGACCCGGAACTCGCCTGGACCTGGCTACAAGTGCGCTTTGATGGTGAGAACGCTGTGGCGCTCGTTCATGGTGGCGATGTGCTCTACCGCGACGGCGTCGAACGCCCGTCATATGACCCGCTGCCTGAGGAGTGGCACGCCTACACTGGCCACTATCGTTCGCATAACCCGTGGACGAGTGATGTTCGTGTCGTTGCCTGTGAGGGCCAGTTGCAACTGCTCTTTACCTATGCAGCGCCGGATGGCTTTGACGAAGAGCAGGCACTTGTGCCGCAAGGCGATGGTCTCTTCGGCATTCCGATTAACGGTCACATCTACGACTGGATCCGATTCGACACGATCGTTGATGGCGAGGCCCTGCGCGCCACGATCTCGGGCGGCGACTACTATCGGTTCTTCACGCCATAG